In the genome of Natronorubrum aibiense, the window CCGACACTGAGTCACTCGAGATCCCGGAGGTGCTGTCGTGAGCGTTCACGTTGCCGCCGTCGATGCCTCCGAGCGACGAGGTGGGTGGACGACCGACATCGACCGGCGGCTGGCGATCCTCGAGTCGCCAGTTCGTGCCGTGCTCGAGCCCTACGCCGATGCACTTTCGGATGCCGACCGAATTACACTCGTACCCGACGCTCACTACCCGTTCCATCCGTCGACGGGAATGGTCACCGATCCCGCCGTGCTCGGGACGATCGCCGCTGTGCTCGAGACACGAACCGACGCCGACATCGCCGTCGCCGGGGCGACCGACGATCGCATCGCGTTCGACCGCGCCGCTGGCTATCTGGGCTATCCGTCTGTTCTCGAGCGGTTCGACGCGACGCTGGTCGACCTCGCAGACGAACCCCGGCGGAATCGTGTCGTCTCGGTGCCGGACCAGCAGCTCTCGGTATCCGTCCCAGAACGACTTCTCGAGAGCGCCGTCGTCGCCGTTCCGTCGCTTCGTCCCACTCGAGACGGGCCCGTCGCCGGGGGAATGCGCACACTCGGGCGACTCGCCGCGAGTGTCGCCGACGCCGACCTGACTGCTATCGGCACGACACGGGCTATCGAGCCCGCATTCACCGTCCTGGATGCGACGACCGCCTACGGTGGTGATCCGATTGCGGCCGACACGCTGGTCGCGGGGCCGACACCGCAAGTCGACGCGATCGGTTCGTCGTTACTCGGCCGCTCGCTCGAGGACGATCCGGTGCTCAGACACACGCTCGATGCCGACGAGCCGGCGATCACTGTCGAGAGCGCTGACGACGCCGCTGTCGATCTCGCGGCGCTTCGCCGCCGGTTGCCCGACGGCGAGTTGCCGCCGCCCGACGACACCCATCCGGCCGTCTCGACTGCCTACCGACTGTACGCCGCGGTGGCCGGCGATGCCGTCCCGCCACAGCTGGAGCAACGCCGATGACGGGCCAAACTGCGGCCGTCACCGGCGCGACGGGGTTTCTCGGCACGCGACTCTGTGATCTCCTGCTCGAGGCCGGGTGGGACGTTCGCGGCCTGAGCCGGCCGACGTCGGATCGTGGCGACCTCGAGGGCGTCGATTGGCACGTCGGCGACCTGTTCGACGATGAGACGCTGCGAGCGCTGGTGGACGGCGCTGACGTTGTCTTCCACCTCGCCGGCGTTAGTCTCTGGAACGCAACTCCGGAGCAGGTCCACCGGGTCAACGTCGACGGGACCGAAAACGTCCTCGAGGCCTGTCGCGACGTCGATGCTGGACGACTCGTCTTTACTAGTACGGCCGGGACGCGCCGGCCGCCCGACGATCGACTGGTTGCGGACGAAACCGACGTCGCCGAACCCGTCGGAGCCTACCAATCCTCGAAGGCACGGGCGGAACGGCTGGTCGATCAGTACGCCGAGACCGACGGTGAGGCCGTCACCGTCCATCCGACGTCCATCTTCGGCCCCGGCGACGAGGCTTTTACCGCCCAGTTGCTTTCGATGGGCGTCGACCCGACGATGCCGGCCCATCTCCCCGGCGGACTGAGCATCGTCGGCGTCTCCGACGTCGTCGACGGCATCGTCGCAGCCGCCGAACACGGTGTGAACGGCGAGCACTACCTCCTCGGCGGCGAGAACCTCACCTACAATCAGGCCGTCTCGAGGATCGCCAACGCCGTCGACGGCTCTCCCGCTCGAATCCGCGTCCCGGCGACGGCGATCCACGCCGCCGGGCCGGTCGCCGAGGTCGCGAGTTCCGTCGCCGGTATCCGAATGTTCCCGTTCGACCGGCAGATGGCCCAGCTCGCGACCAAGCGGCTGTTTTATTCCTCGAGCAAGGCCAGCGAGGAACTCGGCTACGACTACCGGCCGCTCGAGGCCCATCTGCCGGAGACGATGGCGTGGTACCGGTCCGAGTGCTAGCTGTCGGTCCGTGTTCACCCCGACGTCTAGCGAGATGGGTTCTGATCGAAACCGTACCGCGAGGTCTCGAAACGTTCGAACGAGGGGTGTATTTCCGTCTAACTGTGCCACTCGAAAGCCGTGACACTACATGCTGATGACCCGTCAGTGGTGTCGCCGCGCGACCGCGTCGACGGCGGCCGTCACTCGTGGCCGAGTTCGTTTTTCCGTTCCGGCGACCTGCTCGTAGACCTCGAGCAACTGATCCGTGGTTCGGTCGATACTTACGTCACGGGCAGCCTCGCGGCCGTTCGAGCGCTCCTCGCGCTGCAGCACGTTGATCAGCCCGTCGATCAGTTCCTCGTCGGTCGTCGCGACGTGGGAGGGAGAGACCCCAGCCAGTCGCTCGCGGACGTCGCCGACGTCGAGGGCGACCACGGGCAGATTACAGGCCAGCGCCTCTTTGACCGAGTTCGGCGACCCCTCGCTGTCGGAGGTCAACAGCAGCGCGTCTGCGGCGTTCATGTAGTCGGCGACCGCGTCGTGGTCGACGCCGTGGACGACGCGGAGTTCGACCGGGCGCTCGAGCAGATTGTCGACCACCGAGACGATCCGTTTCGCTCGTGGGAGGTTCTTTACTTCGCGTTCGGGCGGGTACGGAAACAGCACCTGATAGGCGTCGCCGACGTCGTCCCAGCCGACGGCTTCGCGGGCCCGAGCCTGTGGTTTCGGCTGGAAGCGCTCTAAGTCGACGCCGTCGGGGATCACCCGGCAGTCCTGGCCCAGTTCCGAACGCATTCCTTCTGACATGACGATCACCTCGTCACACAGCGGCGCAGACGCGACGCTGATCGGCTTGACGGGACCGTGGACGTCTGACCCCCACAGCGACAACACGACCGGCGTTTGCCGCTGTGCCAGCGCCATCGGGGCCGTCAGCCCGTAGTGGGCGTGGATCAGGTCGTACCCGTTTCCCGCCTCGCGGATGACTTTCGGGACGGTACGGAGGTAATCGGTCGGCCCCCGTGCGGTGTCGGCGCTGACCTCGCCGGCGACCGACACCGTCGAAAACGAGACGCCGCGTTCCTCGAGGGCGGCCATCTGCTGGGTCATAAACGGCGCGTCGGCGTACGTCGTGAGCGTGAGGACGTGCATCTCGAACTGCCGGAGAGAGGGCCCGGACCCGTTTTGTTATCTAGTCTGCAGCGTCGCTGACGGTGCAGTCAATGCCGGAATACGTACTGCAACGGTCTGCTCGCTGGTGCTCCCCAATGTGGACTGAGACGGTCCGACGAGTTTTCTTCCCGTACACGCACATGTTCGAATCCGGCACTGTCCCGTCAGTTGCCGTATTCGGCCGCCTCGGGCCGTAGCAATACGATTACAAAGCACTGCTGGCGGCTATCCCGAGGCGATGCGGATCCTCGTCTTTGCGAACACACCCGCGCACGTCCATCTGTATCGACACGCCGTCGATCGGCTCGAGGCCGCGGGCCACGACGTGCTGGTCTTGACTCGAGAGTACGCCTGTACGACGGACTTACTCGATTTCTTCGGGATGCCGTACCGGGTGTACGGCACGCACGGCACTGACAGCTATTCGAAACTCCGATTTGCCCGTGAACTCGGCGGTCAGTTCGTGACGATCGCCCGCGAAGCAGTCCGATTCGATCCGGACGTCATCTTCGGTCGGGGACCCTACGCCGCCTACGCGGGAACGCTGACTCGAGCGCCGGTCGTCCTCGTCCTCGACGACGAGCCGGGCGATTTCAACCACACCGTCTCGCGGCCGTTCGCGGAGACGATCCTCTCGCCGGCGGTCACTCGCCGCGACCTCGGCGAGGACCACTACACGTTCGAGGGGTTCAAAGAGTGTGCGTATCTCCACCCCGACGTCTTCTCCCGCGACGAAAACGTCCGCGAGTTCCTCGGCGTCGACCCGGACGAACCCTACGTTATCGCTCGGTTCAACGCACTCGATGCGCTTCACGACACCGACATCGAAGGCTTCAGTCCTCACCAGCGACGCGATCTGCTCGAGCGACTGAGCGAGCACGCGACCGTCTTCGTCTCGGACGAAGGCGGCGAGATGGATCTACGCGACCTCCCTGCCCGGCCGTACGATCTCCACCCTGCGTTGATCCACGATGCGATGGCCGAGGCCTCCCTGCTGGTCGCCGATACGGGCACGATGGCCACCGAAGCGGCGCTGCTTGGCACACCTGCGTTCCGCTATCGCGGGACGGACAGCCACGAGTACGGCGAGTTTCAGGAACTCGAGCGCGCGGGACTGGCCGAACAGTTCGACGAGTACGTCGACGTCCGAAAGCGCTCGCTCGAGATCCTCGCCGATGACGACGCGTCGGCTCGCTGGCAACGGCGGCGACAGGAATACATCGACGATATGATGAATTTGACCGAGTTGCTGGTTGCGGTTGCCGAAGCTCGCGGGTCGATCGACCGACTGAGCCCGGCGACACGGCAGACGGTCCAACCCGTCCGGCGGGAAACAGCGCGGCCGGAACAGTAGATCGTAGCACGGTTTCTTTGTTCAGAACATCCCGTGTGACTCGTGTCACGTGCAGATGAAGCAATTAACGCCACGGCAATCAACATCTCCGTTAATTATCGTCTCGATTGCGGTTGCGTCGTGGTTGAGCCTTCCTGAATAGCGGCCTCGCAACTACCGACAACCCGATGAGTAAGATGACAAATGCGGCCCCCAGCCATGAAACTGGCAGTCCGAGGAGATATAATCCAGAGGTTCCGATGAGTGCCAGCATGATAATTGCAATAAGGACTAAATGAACACCTCCGAAAGCACCAGTAACCTTTGAATCACCGTACATGTCAAACCATTCATTTTATTTACGTATGTTTCTTGTGGTGTAAAATCCTATACGGGTTTTGAGTTCAGCACTGATAATCGATAACGAAGCTGTATTACCAATCACAGATAACCGAAGTACCCACTCCTGCTGGTACCAGTCTGCCTCGAGCCACGAGCACCCGGAGACGGCAAGTCCGGGATGTATCCGCGTCTCCGCCGAGTGTCTAGTCACACGATGTACCAGGATCTGTTGCTCGCCACCGACGGGAGTGAGGGCGCTCGCCAGGCTACAGAGCACGCGATCGAACTCGCCGCCCAGC includes:
- a CDS encoding DUF362 domain-containing protein, whose amino-acid sequence is MSVHVAAVDASERRGGWTTDIDRRLAILESPVRAVLEPYADALSDADRITLVPDAHYPFHPSTGMVTDPAVLGTIAAVLETRTDADIAVAGATDDRIAFDRAAGYLGYPSVLERFDATLVDLADEPRRNRVVSVPDQQLSVSVPERLLESAVVAVPSLRPTRDGPVAGGMRTLGRLAASVADADLTAIGTTRAIEPAFTVLDATTAYGGDPIAADTLVAGPTPQVDAIGSSLLGRSLEDDPVLRHTLDADEPAITVESADDAAVDLAALRRRLPDGELPPPDDTHPAVSTAYRLYAAVAGDAVPPQLEQRR
- a CDS encoding glycosyltransferase is translated as MHVLTLTTYADAPFMTQQMAALEERGVSFSTVSVAGEVSADTARGPTDYLRTVPKVIREAGNGYDLIHAHYGLTAPMALAQRQTPVVLSLWGSDVHGPVKPISVASAPLCDEVIVMSEGMRSELGQDCRVIPDGVDLERFQPKPQARAREAVGWDDVGDAYQVLFPYPPEREVKNLPRAKRIVSVVDNLLERPVELRVVHGVDHDAVADYMNAADALLLTSDSEGSPNSVKEALACNLPVVALDVGDVRERLAGVSPSHVATTDEELIDGLINVLQREERSNGREAARDVSIDRTTDQLLEVYEQVAGTEKRTRPRVTAAVDAVARRHH
- a CDS encoding DUF354 domain-containing protein, translated to MRILVFANTPAHVHLYRHAVDRLEAAGHDVLVLTREYACTTDLLDFFGMPYRVYGTHGTDSYSKLRFARELGGQFVTIAREAVRFDPDVIFGRGPYAAYAGTLTRAPVVLVLDDEPGDFNHTVSRPFAETILSPAVTRRDLGEDHYTFEGFKECAYLHPDVFSRDENVREFLGVDPDEPYVIARFNALDALHDTDIEGFSPHQRRDLLERLSEHATVFVSDEGGEMDLRDLPARPYDLHPALIHDAMAEASLLVADTGTMATEAALLGTPAFRYRGTDSHEYGEFQELERAGLAEQFDEYVDVRKRSLEILADDDASARWQRRRQEYIDDMMNLTELLVAVAEARGSIDRLSPATRQTVQPVRRETARPEQ
- a CDS encoding NAD-dependent epimerase/dehydratase family protein, whose translation is MTGQTAAVTGATGFLGTRLCDLLLEAGWDVRGLSRPTSDRGDLEGVDWHVGDLFDDETLRALVDGADVVFHLAGVSLWNATPEQVHRVNVDGTENVLEACRDVDAGRLVFTSTAGTRRPPDDRLVADETDVAEPVGAYQSSKARAERLVDQYAETDGEAVTVHPTSIFGPGDEAFTAQLLSMGVDPTMPAHLPGGLSIVGVSDVVDGIVAAAEHGVNGEHYLLGGENLTYNQAVSRIANAVDGSPARIRVPATAIHAAGPVAEVASSVAGIRMFPFDRQMAQLATKRLFYSSSKASEELGYDYRPLEAHLPETMAWYRSEC